In Parasegetibacter sp. NRK P23, the genomic stretch CGCTTCCCGCAACCGGTACCCGGCTCGCGAATTCCGCATAACACAATGCTGAGAACCCGCAGGTGATGGCCGTGATGACGAACAGGAGAGAAATACCGGGTCCGCCGTTGTAAGCGGCACCACCGATGGTGGAGAAAATACCGGCGCCCACCACCGCGGCAATACCGAGAAAAGTAAGGTCGCGGACATTGAGGACCTTGTTCATTTTGCCATGCTCCGTTTGGCCGGCTTCGTATTCACGTTTGATGGATTCAATGGATTTCTTCCTGAAAAGTTTACTGGCCATTGGTGTCGGTTAGTTTAGGTAGCAGTTTTTAGTGTTCCCGTTGGATCAGGAAGGAGGCCAGTTTTTTCAACGGCTCTTTCCGTGCCGAAAGTACGGCAATATCTTCAAGGTGTTGTATGGCTGTATCAAGGTATTGTTGTTTCAGGCGGAGCGCCCATTCATCCACACCGCAATCCCGGAACACGTTCAGTACTTTCTCGACCTTATCGGCGGGGCTTTCTTCCATCAGCCGTACCAGTTCCTGTTTTTGCGAAGCGGTGGCCGTTTCCAGCGCGTGGATCATGAGGAAGGTCTTTTTATTGGAGAGGATGTCCCCTCCTACCTGCTTTCCAAATTTTTTAGGATCGCCGAAGGCATCCAGGTAATCGTCCTGCACCTGGAACGCGATGCCCAGGTTCCTGCCGAATTCGTAGAGATGATGTTGGTTGGCATCTCCGGCACCACCCAATACCGCACCCATCTGCAGACTGGCGGCCAGCAGTACGGAGGTCTTCAGTTCTATCATGCGGATGTATTCGTTCAGGCTTACATACGCTCTTTTTTCAAAA encodes the following:
- a CDS encoding polyprenyl synthetase family protein, with the translated sequence MHSFEELTRLFLERFEHRHFPETPASLYDPAHYFLGLGGKRIRPVTCLMGNELFDDIIADSWHVATAIELFHNFTLIHDDIMDKAPLRRGMETVHTKYGDSTALLAGDVMLVVAYDHINKVQSGYIHKIMYLFNKTAREVCEGQQLDMDFEKRAYVSLNEYIRMIELKTSVLLAASLQMGAVLGGAGDANQHHLYEFGRNLGIAFQVQDDYLDAFGDPKKFGKQVGGDILSNKKTFLMIHALETATASQKQELVRLMEESPADKVEKVLNVFRDCGVDEWALRLKQQYLDTAIQHLEDIAVLSARKEPLKKLASFLIQREH